One genomic segment of Desulfomicrobium sp. ZS1 includes these proteins:
- a CDS encoding homoserine O-acetyltransferase, which yields MTQPSVGIVRTQSFTFAHLPHPMLLDSGVELGPVSLAYETYGELNAEKSNAVLICHALTGDAHVAGYHEGDDKPGWWEHYVGPGKPIDTDRYFVICSNVIGSCMGSCGPSSINPATGRYWGLDFPMVTIPDMVRAQRELVRYLGVEHLLAVTGGSLGGMQTLQWAASYPDMMDGILALATTSRHSPQAIAFNEVARQSIMSDPNWKNGDYYDGVRPDLGLAVARMIGHITYLSDESMHVKFGRELRSGAFAFNFEGDFQVESYLHHQGKKFVERFDANAFLYVTKAADYFDLDLGGPDSPARRALAGTGARFQLVSFTSDWLYPTYQSRQVVDVLKTLGRDVSFCEITAPWGHDAFLLPDERLETVIRGFLGGLYGC from the coding sequence ATGACCCAGCCCTCTGTCGGCATTGTCCGCACCCAGTCCTTTACCTTCGCCCATCTCCCGCACCCCATGCTCCTGGACAGCGGGGTGGAACTGGGGCCCGTGTCCCTGGCCTACGAGACCTACGGCGAGCTGAACGCCGAGAAGTCCAACGCCGTGCTCATCTGCCACGCCCTGACCGGCGACGCCCATGTGGCCGGATACCATGAAGGCGACGACAAGCCCGGTTGGTGGGAGCATTACGTGGGTCCGGGCAAGCCCATCGACACGGATCGCTATTTTGTGATCTGCTCCAACGTCATCGGCAGTTGCATGGGTTCCTGCGGACCGTCCTCCATCAATCCGGCCACGGGCCGCTATTGGGGTCTTGATTTTCCGATGGTGACCATCCCCGACATGGTCCGGGCCCAACGCGAACTGGTCCGTTACCTTGGCGTCGAGCACCTTCTGGCCGTGACCGGCGGTTCCCTGGGCGGGATGCAGACCCTGCAATGGGCCGCAAGTTATCCGGACATGATGGACGGCATCCTGGCCTTGGCCACCACCAGCCGCCATTCCCCGCAGGCCATCGCCTTCAACGAGGTCGCACGGCAATCCATCATGAGCGACCCGAACTGGAAGAACGGGGACTATTACGACGGCGTGCGCCCGGACCTGGGCTTGGCCGTGGCCCGCATGATCGGGCATATCACCTATCTTTCCGACGAGTCCATGCACGTGAAGTTCGGCCGCGAACTGCGCAGTGGGGCGTTTGCCTTCAATTTCGAGGGCGATTTCCAGGTCGAGAGTTATCTGCACCATCAGGGCAAGAAATTCGTGGAACGCTTCGACGCCAACGCCTTTCTCTACGTGACCAAGGCCGCCGACTATTTCGATCTGGACCTGGGGGGCCCGGACAGCCCGGCGCGGCGCGCCCTGGCCGGAACAGGGGCGCGTTTTCAGCTGGTGTCCTTCACTTCGGACTGGCTCTACCCGACCTACCAGTCCCGGCAGGTCGTCGATGTGCTCAAGACCCTGGGCCGGGACGTGAGCTTCTGCGAAATCACCGCTCCCTGGGGGCACGACGCCTTTCTGCTGCCGGACGAGCGCCTGGAAACCGTGATTCGGGGATTTCTGGGAGGGCTGTATGGCTGCTGA
- the metW gene encoding methionine biosynthesis protein MetW — translation MAAEHCAMDGHELRFDLRVVASWIEPGSRVLDLGCADGKLLRFLRDTRQVSGLGIEHDEDEVVSCISQGLSVIHGDINTELPGFPDKAFDYVVVSQTLQQAYEPTALLQQMLRVGRRGIVSFPNFCCLPIRLQMAFSGHVPVTPELPYQWYNTPNIRVLSLEDFRAYSRAVPFSIIRALAVNPSGDGSMREVRFWPNLLASYGIFMIRDR, via the coding sequence ATGGCTGCTGAGCATTGCGCCATGGACGGGCACGAGCTGCGTTTCGACCTGCGTGTCGTGGCTTCCTGGATCGAGCCGGGCAGCCGGGTGCTGGACCTTGGCTGCGCCGACGGCAAGCTCTTGCGCTTTCTGCGCGACACAAGGCAAGTGAGCGGCCTTGGCATCGAACACGACGAGGACGAGGTCGTGTCCTGCATCAGTCAGGGCCTGTCGGTCATCCATGGGGATATCAACACGGAGCTGCCGGGTTTTCCGGACAAGGCCTTCGACTACGTGGTCGTGTCCCAGACCCTGCAACAGGCCTACGAGCCCACCGCCCTGCTGCAGCAGATGCTCCGGGTCGGTCGCCGGGGCATCGTCAGCTTTCCCAATTTCTGCTGTCTGCCGATCCGGTTGCAGATGGCTTTTTCCGGGCATGTGCCGGTCACGCCGGAGCTGCCCTACCAGTGGTACAACACGCCCAACATCCGGGTGCTGAGCCTGGAGGATTTCCGGGCCTATTCGCGGGCCGTGCCCTTTTCCATCATCCGCGCCCTGGCCGTGAATCCGTCCGGCGACGGGAGCATGCGCGAGGTTCGGTTTTGGCCGAACCTGCTCGCATCCTATGGAATTTTCATGATACGGGACCGTTGA
- a CDS encoding O-acetylhomoserine aminocarboxypropyltransferase/cysteine synthase family protein, with translation MQRFETTALHGGYAPDASGSRAVPVHRTSAYLFKDADHAADLFALRQLGNIYTRLGGPTQEALETRLAQLEGGKAALALASGTAAIHYAIINICRQGDELVSSSTLYGGTHTMFAAILPDAGITTRFVDIHNPDAVRAAINERTRLIYTEVIGNPALDVANIEALSLIAHEHNLPLVVDATFTTPYLFRPLEYGADIVVHSLTKWIGGHGTAIGGAVIDGGTFDWTDPKFVLYNEPDPSYHGLRYAHDLGELNPLAFIMRMRLVPLRNLGACLSPDNCWIFLQGLETLALRMERHSENALQAAEFLAGHPKVSWVRYPGLPGDPSYDLARTMFPRGFGGMVVFGVKGGLEAGRDFINRLRLVSHLANVGDAKSLAIHPASTTHSQLSEAEQAAGGITPDLVRFSVGIEHIDDILADLDQALE, from the coding sequence ATGCAACGATTTGAAACCACGGCCCTGCACGGCGGCTATGCCCCTGACGCCTCGGGCTCCCGCGCCGTTCCGGTGCATCGCACCTCGGCCTACCTGTTCAAAGATGCGGATCACGCCGCCGACCTCTTTGCCCTGCGCCAGCTGGGCAACATCTACACCCGCCTGGGCGGGCCGACCCAGGAGGCGCTCGAGACGCGCCTGGCCCAGCTCGAAGGCGGCAAGGCCGCCCTGGCCCTGGCCTCGGGTACGGCGGCCATTCACTACGCGATCATCAACATCTGCCGCCAGGGTGACGAGCTGGTCTCGTCCAGCACCCTCTACGGCGGCACGCACACCATGTTCGCCGCCATCCTGCCCGATGCCGGGATCACCACCCGCTTCGTGGACATCCACAACCCGGATGCCGTGCGCGCGGCCATAAACGAGCGCACCCGGCTCATCTACACCGAGGTCATCGGCAACCCGGCGCTCGATGTGGCCAATATCGAAGCCCTGTCCCTCATCGCCCATGAGCACAACCTGCCCCTGGTGGTGGACGCGACCTTCACCACGCCCTATCTGTTCCGGCCGCTGGAATACGGGGCGGACATCGTCGTGCATTCGCTGACCAAGTGGATCGGCGGGCACGGCACGGCCATCGGCGGGGCGGTGATCGATGGCGGGACCTTCGATTGGACCGACCCGAAGTTCGTCCTCTACAACGAGCCTGACCCGTCCTACCACGGCCTGCGCTACGCCCATGACCTGGGCGAGCTGAACCCGCTGGCCTTCATCATGCGTATGCGTCTGGTGCCCTTGCGTAACCTTGGCGCGTGCCTCTCGCCCGACAACTGCTGGATCTTCCTGCAGGGCCTCGAAACCCTGGCCCTGCGCATGGAACGGCACAGCGAGAACGCCCTGCAGGCGGCGGAATTTCTGGCAGGGCACCCCAAGGTGTCCTGGGTGCGCTATCCCGGCCTGCCAGGCGACCCGTCCTACGATCTGGCCCGGACCATGTTTCCGCGCGGGTTTGGCGGCATGGTCGTGTTCGGGGTCAAGGGCGGCCTTGAGGCCGGGCGGGATTTTATCAATCGCTTGCGCCTGGTCTCGCACCTGGCCAATGTCGGCGACGCCAAGAGCCTGGCCATCCACCCGGCCAGCACCACCCATTCCCAGCTCTCGGAAGCGGAGCAGGCGGCAGGGGGCATCACCCCGGATCTGGTCCGGTTTTCCGTGGGCATCGAACACATCGACGATATCCTGGCGGATCTGGATCAGGCGCTGGAATGA
- a CDS encoding DUF4242 domain-containing protein, with the protein MPKYIIEREIPGAGNMTAETLQGIAQHSCGVLKEMGPSIQWVESFVTSDKIYCVYIAPSEAAVREHATKGGFPANSVSEVKTIIDPTTSEG; encoded by the coding sequence ATGCCGAAGTACATCATCGAACGCGAGATCCCCGGCGCGGGCAACATGACCGCCGAAACCCTGCAGGGCATCGCCCAGCATTCTTGCGGCGTGCTCAAGGAAATGGGGCCGTCCATCCAGTGGGTGGAGAGTTTCGTGACCTCGGACAAGATTTATTGCGTATATATCGCCCCAAGCGAAGCGGCCGTACGCGAGCATGCCACCAAGGGCGGCTTCCCGGCCAACAGCGTGAGCGAAGTCAAGACCATCATCGACCCGACTACGTCCGAGGGTTGA
- a CDS encoding diguanylate cyclase domain-containing protein, with the protein MGKTPRIFFRSYSQEWLLFAVASFVLGVMFAYMVYFRHESIMDREKDQLVRAAAVAEVMIGDQLGKIRITLDNIRASLGPGWEHSDYGKLFVKDRLRILASAMTSVRTVSVFDAHGTVIASNQEHLIGQSFAFRDYFRVPAANPQPDTLYVSPPFESTSGDWLIAVSKVVVGADGEFAGVVLISLDPQDFRLTLNALRDTPQTWAALAHGEGTVFVWEPDGRESKGMNLDWPGTLFSQHLQSGNTASFFMDIVKANAERSMVALHTVQPEKLRMNSALVIAIGYSLDALYEDWRGYAAYHIVVYVLMIIFGGAVLYMTQRARRAASRETEKAEEQLRDLSAQLNSFFEITPNFLGIVTLDGACRRLNPSWERELGYGAADFDSTPLFEYFHPDDRGLVASVIEELRNGGKARSFVARFRHKNGQYRHLEWSLAARYDLLFLAALDVTERVAENVHLQMMAYHDRLTGLPNRVLFFDRLKQVLATARRGQKKAAVMFIDLDGFKYINDTHGHDAGDKVLQAVAKRLADLVRQADTVARLGGDEFVMLLHEVGSQDDATLVARKVLAAVAEDIPLDLGNTARVGASIGISLWPDNGTCVDDVLVAADMAMYLSKKKGKNCFTMASAGCPGHDGVCFGDEYHVGVNVIDSQHLELAAIVSSLSKALRDGEEITVVTGFFNELRTSTAHHFATEHELMVHYAYPERRAHDEKHRILLRELREMEPELSKEGALFMTDRLRTWLLEHILEQDLSLGEFLKSVGAAASASFAESTSEKS; encoded by the coding sequence ATGGGAAAAACACCACGCATTTTTTTTCGAAGCTACAGCCAGGAATGGCTGCTTTTTGCCGTCGCGTCGTTCGTGCTCGGGGTGATGTTCGCGTACATGGTGTATTTCAGGCATGAAAGCATCATGGACCGCGAGAAGGACCAGCTTGTTCGCGCGGCGGCGGTAGCCGAGGTCATGATCGGCGACCAGTTGGGCAAGATCCGCATCACCCTCGACAATATCCGCGCGAGTCTGGGGCCGGGCTGGGAACATAGCGATTACGGGAAACTTTTCGTCAAGGATCGTCTGCGCATCCTTGCCAGCGCCATGACCAGTGTGCGCACGGTTTCCGTCTTCGACGCGCACGGAACGGTCATCGCTTCGAATCAGGAGCACCTCATAGGACAATCATTTGCTTTCCGTGATTATTTCCGCGTTCCCGCAGCCAATCCTCAGCCCGACACGCTCTATGTCAGTCCACCATTCGAAAGTACGTCCGGGGACTGGCTCATCGCCGTGTCCAAGGTCGTTGTCGGGGCCGATGGCGAATTTGCCGGCGTTGTCCTTATTTCTCTTGATCCCCAGGATTTCAGACTGACCCTTAATGCCTTGCGTGACACGCCGCAAACATGGGCCGCCCTGGCTCATGGCGAGGGAACCGTGTTTGTCTGGGAACCGGATGGCCGTGAATCCAAGGGCATGAACTTGGACTGGCCGGGAACCCTTTTTTCGCAGCACCTTCAGAGCGGCAACACCGCTTCGTTCTTCATGGATATCGTCAAGGCAAATGCCGAGCGCTCCATGGTTGCCCTTCACACTGTTCAGCCCGAAAAGCTGCGCATGAACTCTGCTCTCGTCATCGCGATCGGCTACAGTCTGGACGCTCTTTACGAAGATTGGCGCGGGTATGCCGCATATCACATTGTGGTCTATGTGCTCATGATCATCTTCGGCGGCGCGGTGCTGTACATGACGCAGCGCGCCCGCCGGGCGGCGTCTCGTGAAACCGAAAAAGCCGAAGAGCAGTTGCGGGATTTGAGCGCGCAGTTGAACAGCTTTTTTGAGATCACGCCGAACTTTCTGGGTATCGTGACCTTGGACGGAGCGTGCCGGAGGCTCAATCCGTCCTGGGAAAGGGAGCTGGGATACGGGGCGGCGGATTTTGATAGCACGCCCTTGTTCGAGTATTTTCATCCTGACGACAGGGGGCTTGTGGCCTCGGTCATCGAGGAGTTGCGGAACGGGGGCAAGGCCCGAAGCTTCGTCGCGCGGTTCAGACACAAGAACGGTCAGTACCGGCATCTGGAATGGTCTTTGGCCGCGCGGTACGACCTGCTTTTTTTAGCCGCTCTCGATGTGACTGAGCGCGTGGCCGAAAACGTCCATTTGCAGATGATGGCCTATCACGATCGTTTAACCGGACTTCCCAACCGGGTACTCTTCTTCGACCGTTTGAAGCAGGTTCTCGCTACGGCCCGGCGCGGGCAGAAGAAAGCGGCCGTCATGTTCATTGATCTGGACGGGTTTAAGTACATCAACGATACCCATGGCCATGACGCCGGAGACAAGGTCCTGCAGGCCGTGGCAAAGAGGCTCGCGGACCTGGTCCGCCAGGCCGACACCGTGGCCCGGCTGGGCGGGGATGAGTTCGTCATGCTCCTGCATGAGGTGGGCTCGCAGGATGACGCCACCTTGGTGGCCCGGAAAGTTCTGGCGGCGGTGGCGGAGGATATCCCGCTCGACCTCGGGAATACGGCCCGGGTCGGGGCCAGCATCGGCATCAGCCTTTGGCCGGACAACGGCACCTGCGTGGATGACGTGCTCGTGGCGGCGGACATGGCCATGTATCTGAGCAAGAAGAAGGGGAAGAACTGTTTCACCATGGCGTCCGCAGGCTGTCCTGGCCACGATGGCGTTTGCTTCGGCGATGAGTATCACGTGGGGGTCAATGTCATCGACTCCCAGCACCTCGAACTCGCGGCCATCGTCAGCAGTCTCTCCAAGGCATTGCGGGACGGGGAGGAGATCACCGTGGTCACTGGATTTTTTAACGAGCTGCGCACGTCCACGGCGCATCACTTTGCGACGGAGCATGAACTCATGGTGCACTACGCGTATCCCGAGCGCAGAGCCCATGATGAAAAGCATCGAATCCTGTTGCGGGAATTGCGTGAGATGGAGCCGGAACTTTCCAAAGAAGGCGCGCTTTTTATGACGGATCGCCTTCGGACCTGGCTTCTGGAGCACATTCTTGAGCAGGATCTATCCCTTGGGGAATTTTTGAAAAGCGTCGGGGCGGCGGCTTCGGCTTCATTTGCAGAGTCCACGTCCGAGAAGAGTTGA
- a CDS encoding sensor domain-containing diguanylate cyclase, translating to MQSPRPRRVDAGRCVPGFENSRKCFFSHEPLRLHLSYCVLGRLVSMYHRVVRVCIFSDDFFIQDVLKHVVPLLNLEYEIRTSQILDSDALKDCQILILDTALSQKNIHEIHSAKESESIFVVCADVHDSSICSENYRYYDELWTKPLDADKVAFLFDKIVSRIKKDEDSYLTEKYLDTLIDSLPDLIWFKDARGAHLRVNKSFCEAVGKTKADVQGRGHYYIWDIEPDEYAKGEYVCLESEEIVLREKKNCLFDETVKIKDSMRKFKTYKSPLFDQNGDVLGTVGVARDVTDLQNLQIEMNILFESLPFGVIATDKDQHVTGVNQKSLALFSAQSKGLFGKKFDGLLKAFADDSSSEQRLIEDSRDGVFLFVSEHVFKIQQEKLLDVFSEFAGYIYLFLDFTKEYYQKHQLISDANTDYLTKLNNRRKLHDFLRDTPCMSGTALLLADLDNFKQINDQYGHVEGDRILVAFADILRDNFDPDSIFRLGGDEFAVLFPGTRHAKEEMLETAHRCARVIISKLEELSIHPDLSVSIGIAVTSSDDEDFGSLFKKADIALYDSKCSGKNTCCLWCGGA from the coding sequence TTGCAGAGTCCACGTCCGAGAAGAGTTGACGCCGGGAGATGCGTTCCCGGCTTTGAGAATTCGCGGAAATGCTTTTTCTCTCATGAGCCCCTGCGGCTTCATTTATCATATTGTGTATTGGGGAGACTTGTTTCTATGTATCACAGAGTTGTGAGAGTATGCATCTTTTCCGATGATTTTTTTATCCAAGACGTATTGAAACACGTCGTTCCGCTGCTAAATCTTGAATATGAAATTCGCACATCTCAAATTCTTGATTCTGATGCATTGAAAGATTGTCAAATACTTATTCTGGATACGGCATTAAGCCAAAAAAATATTCATGAAATACACAGTGCGAAAGAAAGTGAATCAATTTTTGTTGTGTGCGCAGACGTGCACGATTCCAGCATCTGTTCTGAGAACTATAGATATTATGACGAATTGTGGACCAAGCCCCTGGACGCGGACAAGGTTGCTTTTCTGTTCGACAAGATCGTTTCACGTATAAAAAAGGATGAAGACTCCTATCTGACGGAAAAATATCTCGATACGCTCATTGACAGCCTGCCTGATCTCATATGGTTCAAGGATGCCCGTGGAGCCCATTTGCGGGTGAATAAGAGTTTTTGTGAGGCGGTCGGGAAGACGAAGGCGGATGTTCAAGGCCGTGGCCATTACTACATCTGGGACATCGAGCCTGATGAATACGCGAAGGGGGAATATGTCTGTCTTGAGTCGGAGGAGATCGTTCTACGGGAAAAGAAGAATTGTCTTTTCGACGAGACCGTCAAGATCAAAGACTCCATGCGCAAATTCAAGACGTACAAGTCTCCCCTGTTCGATCAAAACGGGGATGTGCTCGGAACTGTCGGGGTCGCGCGCGATGTCACGGACCTGCAGAATCTTCAGATAGAAATGAACATCCTCTTCGAGAGCCTGCCCTTCGGCGTTATCGCCACCGACAAGGATCAGCACGTCACGGGGGTGAACCAGAAATCCCTCGCTCTGTTTTCCGCGCAGTCAAAGGGATTGTTTGGGAAAAAATTCGATGGGCTGCTCAAAGCCTTCGCGGATGACAGCTCATCGGAACAACGGTTGATCGAGGATTCCAGGGATGGGGTTTTTCTTTTCGTCAGTGAGCATGTTTTCAAAATACAACAGGAAAAGCTGCTTGATGTATTCAGCGAATTCGCCGGATATATCTATTTGTTTCTCGATTTCACAAAAGAGTACTACCAAAAGCACCAACTTATTTCCGACGCCAATACGGACTATCTGACTAAACTGAACAATCGCCGTAAACTGCATGATTTTTTGCGGGATACCCCGTGCATGTCCGGAACGGCGTTGCTGCTGGCTGACCTCGATAATTTCAAACAGATCAACGATCAGTACGGCCATGTTGAAGGGGACAGGATACTTGTCGCGTTTGCAGACATACTGCGGGATAATTTTGACCCGGATAGCATTTTTCGTTTAGGGGGCGATGAATTCGCCGTCCTCTTTCCCGGGACTCGGCACGCCAAAGAAGAGATGCTGGAAACGGCGCACCGCTGCGCGAGGGTAATCATCTCAAAACTTGAAGAGCTATCCATCCACCCGGATCTTTCGGTAAGCATCGGCATCGCAGTGACCTCCTCGGACGATGAGGATTTCGGGTCGCTGTTCAAGAAAGCCGATATCGCGCTCTATGATTCGAAATGTTCAGGCAAGAATACCTGCTGTCTCTGGTGCGGGGGAGCGTGA
- a CDS encoding addiction module antidote protein, with the protein MVKISKFDAVDYLDSEEMMAEYLAAAVEDDNPDVFLAALADVAKARGMAQLAKDTGLGRESLYKTLAPGAKPRFETIMKITKALGVPLSPKAVIAHT; encoded by the coding sequence ATGGTAAAAATAAGTAAGTTTGACGCAGTGGATTATCTCGACAGCGAAGAGATGATGGCTGAATACCTTGCTGCGGCCGTAGAAGATGATAATCCTGATGTGTTCCTCGCTGCGCTTGCTGACGTGGCAAAGGCTCGTGGCATGGCCCAACTTGCCAAAGACACAGGACTTGGACGTGAAAGCCTGTACAAAACCCTAGCACCTGGCGCAAAACCACGGTTTGAGACCATCATGAAAATTACAAAAGCACTTGGAGTTCCACTTTCTCCAAAAGCTGTAATAGCTCATACGTAA
- a CDS encoding type II toxin-antitoxin system RelE/ParE family toxin: MYPNRYNLFISTFHQTDVFSCWLKNIKDIKTRARIVARIRSAEHGNLGDCTPVGEGVSEMRLHFGPGYRLYFWQEGGQVYWLLAGGEKSTQKRDIERSKKLRYEIEEITHGKNK; this comes from the coding sequence TTGTATCCAAATAGATACAATCTATTCATAAGCACCTTTCATCAGACCGATGTCTTCTCTTGCTGGCTCAAAAATATCAAGGACATCAAAACCAGAGCAAGAATAGTTGCGCGCATCAGGTCTGCGGAACATGGCAATCTTGGTGATTGCACTCCAGTCGGGGAAGGTGTGTCAGAAATGCGCCTGCACTTCGGGCCGGGTTACCGACTCTATTTCTGGCAAGAAGGTGGTCAGGTTTACTGGCTGCTTGCCGGGGGCGAAAAAAGCACACAGAAGCGGGATATTGAGCGGTCAAAAAAACTGCGATATGAAATTGAGGAGATAACTCATGGTAAAAATAAGTAA
- a CDS encoding 6-phosphofructokinase, with amino-acid sequence MALQRVGILTGGGDCSGLNAVIRAVTRTAIIQYGAEVLGLENGFDGLIFGRTMRLTTGNTKDILTLGGTILGTTNKGNPFAYREFDEEGQITVSDLSAQAMDTFTSLGLDCLFVVGGEGTLELAHKFQQMGMPVVGIPKTIDNDLEGTDYTFGFQTAVQVACDAMDRLHTTGRSHDRVMILEVMGRNAGWIALEAGLAGGAHIILIPEIPYNLDNVVAKIQHRIRGKSPFSIIMVAEGAREEGGERITQGTATTRLQGVEQLGGIGFHLANQIRERIPLEVRTTVLGHIQRGGSPTAFDRVLGTRLGAAAVDAAARGDFGTMVALKTPDIVLVPLSELAGLCRTVPVDHQLIRAAEATGVNLGRGAM; translated from the coding sequence ATGGCTTTGCAGCGCGTAGGCATTCTGACCGGCGGGGGGGATTGCTCCGGCCTCAACGCCGTGATCAGGGCCGTGACCCGGACGGCGATCATACAGTACGGAGCTGAAGTGCTGGGGCTTGAGAACGGTTTCGACGGACTCATCTTCGGCCGGACCATGCGGCTGACCACCGGCAACACCAAGGATATCCTGACCCTGGGCGGGACGATCCTCGGCACCACCAACAAGGGCAACCCCTTCGCCTACCGTGAGTTCGACGAAGAAGGGCAGATCACGGTCAGCGACCTTTCCGCGCAGGCCATGGATACGTTCACGTCGCTGGGGCTGGATTGCCTTTTCGTGGTCGGCGGTGAAGGAACCCTGGAGCTGGCGCACAAATTTCAGCAGATGGGCATGCCCGTGGTCGGCATCCCCAAAACCATCGATAATGACCTCGAAGGCACGGACTACACCTTCGGTTTCCAGACCGCCGTGCAGGTCGCCTGTGACGCCATGGACCGTCTGCACACGACCGGTCGCAGTCACGACCGGGTCATGATCCTTGAGGTCATGGGCCGCAACGCCGGGTGGATCGCCCTGGAGGCGGGGCTGGCCGGGGGCGCGCACATCATCCTTATTCCCGAGATTCCCTACAACCTTGATAACGTGGTGGCCAAGATCCAGCACCGCATCCGCGGCAAAAGTCCGTTCAGCATCATCATGGTCGCGGAAGGGGCCAGGGAGGAAGGCGGAGAGCGCATCACCCAAGGCACGGCCACGACTCGGCTGCAGGGCGTGGAGCAGCTTGGCGGCATCGGCTTTCATCTGGCCAATCAGATACGTGAACGCATTCCGTTGGAGGTGCGCACTACGGTCCTGGGCCACATCCAGCGCGGCGGTTCGCCTACGGCCTTTGACCGGGTGCTGGGCACGCGCCTGGGCGCGGCGGCCGTGGATGCTGCGGCCCGCGGGGATTTTGGGACCATGGTGGCCCTCAAAACCCCGGACATCGTGCTTGTGCCTCTCTCGGAGCTGGCGGGATTGTGCCGCACCGTGCCGGTGGATCATCAGCTCATCCGCGCGGCCGAGGCCACGGGCGTGAACCTGGGGCGCGGGGCCATGTAG
- a CDS encoding 4Fe-4S dicluster domain-containing protein: protein MSHHSHRSGYSELTDRLNRCPQGAPPSESLHKILRILFSEREAELIAILPIKPFTLEKAAEVWKMDPVKTRNILEDLAGRAMLVDIEGEDGQTTYVLPPPMAGFFEFSMMRTRGDIDQKALGELFYQYLNVEEDFIKALFIDGETQLGRVFVQEPMLTRENAVHVLDYERASEVIRTASHRAISTCYCRHKMQHMGRDCDAPKDICMTFNTSAASLSRHGHARPVDTAECLDLLDLAQEHGLVQFGENVRERVNFICNCCGCCCEAMIAARKFGNLHPVHTTNFLPVVDEDLCNGCGKCASACPVEAMGVVSANDPRQPKRKKARVDENICLGCGVCVRACPEKALSLKSRGKRVITPLNSVHRTVVMALERGKLQNLIFDNRVLWNHRALAAVLGVILKLPPVKQIMATTQVKSRFMEYLVRKFPV, encoded by the coding sequence ATGTCGCACCATTCGCATCGTTCGGGTTATTCCGAACTGACCGACCGGCTGAACCGCTGCCCGCAGGGAGCTCCCCCCTCCGAATCCCTGCACAAAATCCTGAGAATCCTCTTTTCCGAGCGCGAAGCCGAGCTCATTGCCATCTTGCCCATCAAACCGTTCACGCTCGAAAAGGCGGCCGAGGTCTGGAAGATGGACCCGGTCAAGACCAGGAACATCCTTGAAGACCTGGCCGGGAGAGCCATGCTCGTGGACATCGAAGGCGAGGACGGGCAGACGACCTATGTCCTGCCCCCGCCCATGGCCGGTTTCTTCGAATTTTCCATGATGCGCACGCGCGGCGACATCGACCAGAAAGCCCTGGGCGAACTTTTCTACCAGTATCTGAACGTGGAGGAAGATTTCATCAAGGCCCTCTTCATCGACGGCGAGACGCAGCTCGGCCGGGTCTTCGTGCAGGAGCCCATGCTCACGCGCGAAAACGCCGTGCACGTGCTCGATTACGAACGGGCCAGCGAGGTCATCCGCACCGCCAGCCACCGCGCCATCAGCACCTGCTACTGCCGCCACAAGATGCAGCACATGGGCCGGGACTGCGACGCGCCCAAAGACATCTGCATGACCTTCAACACCTCGGCGGCATCCCTCTCGCGCCACGGTCATGCCCGGCCCGTGGACACTGCCGAGTGTCTGGATCTGCTCGACCTGGCCCAGGAGCACGGGCTGGTACAGTTCGGGGAAAACGTGCGCGAGCGCGTCAACTTCATCTGCAACTGCTGCGGCTGCTGCTGCGAGGCCATGATCGCGGCCCGCAAGTTCGGCAATCTCCACCCCGTGCATACCACCAACTTTCTACCCGTGGTGGACGAAGACCTGTGCAACGGCTGCGGCAAATGCGCGAGCGCCTGCCCGGTGGAAGCCATGGGCGTGGTCTCAGCCAACGATCCCCGGCAGCCCAAACGCAAGAAGGCCCGCGTGGACGAAAACATCTGCCTGGGCTGCGGGGTCTGCGTGCGGGCCTGCCCGGAAAAGGCGCTGTCCCTCAAATCGCGTGGAAAACGGGTCATCACCCCGCTCAATTCCGTGCACCGCACCGTGGTCATGGCCCTGGAGCGCGGCAAGCTGCAAAACCTCATCTTCGACAACCGGGTGCTCTGGAACCACCGCGCCCTGGCCGCAGTGCTGGGCGTGATCCTCAAGCTTCCGCCCGTGAAGCAGATCATGGCCACGACGCAGGTCAAGTCGCGGTTCATGGAGTATCTGGTACGCAAATTTCCGGTCTGA